In Calothrix sp. PCC 7507, one DNA window encodes the following:
- a CDS encoding LLM class flavin-dependent oxidoreductase, with protein sequence MKTGLFCNYDNHHQDARRAIFEQVTLVKQAETLGFEEAWVSEHHFSESNLSPAMLLLMAHLAGLTSTIQLGTAAVLLPFHNPIRVAEDIATLDNLCNGRLLFGVAKGGPFPDQNKHFATPMGESRAKMLEAIALIQKLLYETDVSFNGQYYQCDRLTIYPKPLQKSIPVYVATGDGEGIEFAAKHGFGLMGGPPFSLERLKNTVTKYRALNPSGVDKLVLARFFFAARTYDEAVSQAMPFIRKFSLKMKANSAQVMQKSPHKQQPFDRTNICFDEDYLIENSIIGDVVTCRDKIKKFQDELNIGTLALKPSSLDVQKNLDSLTRYNQEVRNYV encoded by the coding sequence ATGAAAACAGGACTTTTCTGCAATTACGACAATCACCACCAAGATGCTCGCCGCGCCATCTTTGAACAAGTCACCTTGGTAAAGCAAGCGGAGACTTTAGGCTTTGAAGAAGCTTGGGTAAGTGAGCATCATTTTAGTGAATCCAATCTTAGCCCCGCCATGTTGCTGTTGATGGCACATTTGGCGGGGTTAACCTCAACTATCCAATTGGGAACGGCGGCGGTGTTGCTACCGTTTCATAACCCAATTAGGGTAGCGGAGGATATTGCTACTTTAGATAACCTCTGCAACGGTAGATTGTTATTTGGGGTGGCTAAAGGGGGGCCATTTCCCGATCAGAATAAGCATTTTGCGACACCGATGGGTGAATCTCGTGCCAAGATGCTAGAGGCGATCGCATTAATTCAGAAGCTTTTATATGAAACCGATGTATCATTTAACGGGCAGTATTATCAATGCGATCGCCTGACAATCTACCCCAAACCACTACAAAAATCTATCCCCGTCTACGTAGCTACTGGTGATGGTGAAGGGATAGAATTCGCCGCCAAACATGGATTTGGCTTAATGGGGGGGCCACCGTTTTCTCTGGAGAGATTGAAAAATACTGTCACCAAATATCGGGCGTTAAATCCTAGTGGTGTGGATAAACTTGTGCTGGCTCGTTTCTTCTTTGCGGCGAGAACCTATGATGAAGCAGTGAGTCAAGCAATGCCTTTCATCCGCAAATTCAGCCTGAAAATGAAAGCCAACTCCGCGCAAGTAATGCAGAAGAGTCCTCACAAGCAGCAACCATTTGATCGCACAAACATCTGTTTTGACGAAGACTATTTGATTGAAAACTCAATTATCGGCGATGTAGTCACTTGTCGAGACAAAATCAAAAAATTCCAGGATGAACTAAATATAGGCACATTAGCACTCAAACCCTCATCGTTAGATGTGCAAAAAAACCTGGACAGTCTGACGCGCTATAACCAAGAGGTGCGGAATTATGTCTAA